A genomic window from Tolypothrix sp. PCC 7910 includes:
- a CDS encoding DUF3598 family protein yields the protein MTSKWERLLLNIGEWHGSFTSFSAQGELLQDIKSVVSLEALNNNQTIRQIVNLQGQEDLVLEYSSLSNSILLFENGAFSQGSIQFGPFSEFGAELGLIYENRRLRLVQLFDKNSQLNKLTLIPEHLAGNESIANQNLQIEDLLGEWRGEATTIYTDFRPANTVSTTLKLQLDDAGQLIQTLSFGQYTITSSATIQGSIIHFDQDPQKQMQVLLLPHGASATSPLKINSRQSFILEVGWLIKPNLRQRMIRSYSDKGEWVSLTLVTEERI from the coding sequence ATGACATCTAAATGGGAAAGATTACTGCTAAACATTGGTGAATGGCATGGTTCATTTACCAGTTTCTCTGCCCAAGGTGAACTGCTGCAAGATATCAAAAGTGTCGTTTCTCTAGAAGCGTTAAATAATAACCAGACAATTCGCCAAATTGTGAACCTTCAAGGACAAGAAGATTTAGTTCTCGAATACAGTTCTTTGTCTAACAGTATTTTATTGTTTGAAAATGGGGCATTTTCGCAAGGTTCAATTCAATTTGGCCCCTTTAGTGAATTTGGCGCAGAATTGGGGTTGATTTATGAAAATCGTCGATTGCGGCTAGTTCAGTTATTTGATAAAAATAGCCAACTCAACAAACTCACTTTGATACCAGAACATTTAGCTGGTAATGAATCTATAGCAAACCAGAATCTACAAATAGAGGACTTGTTAGGAGAATGGCGAGGTGAAGCAACAACAATATATACAGATTTTCGCCCTGCTAATACTGTCTCCACAACCCTAAAATTACAACTTGATGATGCTGGGCAGTTGATCCAAACTCTTTCTTTTGGACAATATACAATTACTTCCAGCGCTACGATTCAAGGCTCAATTATCCACTTTGATCAAGATCCACAAAAGCAGATGCAAGTATTACTCCTACCTCACGGTGCTTCTGCAACTTCGCCACTCAAGATAAATTCACGTCAAAGCTTTATTCTAGAAGTGGGTTGGTTAATTAAGCCAAATCTCCGCCAACGCATGATTCGCAGCTACAGCGATAAAGGCGAATGGGTGAGCCTCACTTTAGTGACTGAAGAAAGAATCTAA
- a CDS encoding GNAT family N-acetyltransferase, whose translation MEIVTKRFLLRDFITEDEPAFFAYHTEPRYAEFCSPEEVALNYTRELLYLFRQWANERPRINYQLAIVERFNSQELIGCCGLRRENHSSEQAELGIELAPKFWGRYAYAIEVAKAMIDFGFQNLGLKEIRGITVSANLRIARLALRYGFVTIGTIPSPDWMLERGWSQTEWLLTKESWES comes from the coding sequence ATGGAAATTGTCACTAAAAGATTTCTTCTGCGAGACTTTATTACAGAAGATGAGCCTGCATTTTTCGCCTATCATACCGAGCCAAGGTATGCTGAATTTTGTTCACCAGAAGAAGTAGCACTTAATTATACGCGTGAGCTTTTGTACCTGTTTCGTCAGTGGGCAAATGAGCGTCCGCGGATCAATTATCAGCTTGCCATTGTTGAACGTTTCAACTCTCAAGAATTAATCGGTTGTTGTGGACTGCGCCGAGAAAATCACAGTTCAGAACAGGCGGAATTAGGGATAGAATTAGCACCTAAATTCTGGGGGCGTTATGCATACGCAATTGAAGTGGCGAAAGCGATGATTGATTTTGGATTCCAGAATCTAGGTTTAAAAGAAATTCGAGGTATTACTGTCAGTGCAAATTTGCGTATTGCACGTTTAGCACTCCGGTATGGATTTGTGACAATCGGCACAATTCCTAGTCCAGATTGGATGCTTGAGCGCGGCTGGAGTCAAACTGAATGGCTGTTGACAAAAGAATCTTGGGAAAGTTGA
- the aat gene encoding leucyl/phenylalanyl-tRNA--protein transferase, translating into MEYDIAAIIQGYAQGYFLMADDSQGLGWYGSRDRTLIPLDERFRYPKSLRRVLNQERFTVAINRDFKSVVAGCANRETTWISPELEKIYWLLYQNGYAFSFETWQGDELAGGILGIAIAGAFIGESMFYRIPEGSKVAMVKLVERLRQNKFVLFDAQMMNPHLERFGAYRINDEEYQALLHKALQSPCSLV; encoded by the coding sequence ATGGAATATGATATCGCTGCTATTATTCAGGGTTATGCTCAAGGCTATTTTCTCATGGCTGACGACAGTCAAGGCTTGGGTTGGTATGGTAGTCGCGATCGCACATTAATTCCTTTAGATGAAAGATTTCGCTATCCTAAATCTTTGCGCCGTGTTTTGAATCAAGAACGGTTTACAGTGGCAATTAACCGTGATTTTAAATCGGTGGTAGCTGGTTGCGCTAACCGCGAGACAACATGGATTTCGCCGGAATTAGAAAAGATTTATTGGCTTTTGTATCAAAATGGTTACGCTTTTAGTTTTGAAACTTGGCAAGGTGACGAACTTGCAGGGGGAATTTTAGGAATTGCGATCGCAGGTGCTTTTATTGGCGAATCCATGTTTTATCGTATCCCCGAAGGCTCAAAGGTAGCTATGGTGAAATTAGTAGAGAGATTACGCCAGAATAAATTTGTGCTGTTTGATGCACAAATGATGAATCCGCATTTAGAAAGATTTGGTGCTTACCGCATTAATGATGAAGAATATCAAGCCTTACTACACAAAGCGTTGCAAAGTCCCTGTAGTTTAGTATAA
- the rpsN gene encoding 30S ribosomal protein S14, producing MAKKSMIEREKKRAKLVEKYAEKREALQLDFQNAESPLDKLEIHRKIQQLPRNSAPNRRRNRCWVTGRPRGVYRDFGLSRNVLREWAHEGLLPGVVKSSW from the coding sequence ATGGCAAAGAAGAGCATGATTGAGCGCGAGAAAAAGCGCGCTAAGTTGGTAGAAAAGTATGCTGAGAAGCGAGAAGCGTTACAACTAGACTTCCAAAACGCCGAATCTCCCCTTGATAAGCTAGAAATTCACCGCAAAATTCAACAACTACCCCGCAACAGCGCACCTAACCGTCGCCGCAATCGTTGCTGGGTAACAGGTCGTCCCAGAGGTGTTTATCGTGACTTTGGTCTGTCTCGGAACGTCCTGCGGGAATGGGCGCACGAAGGACTTTTACCTGGCGTGGTTAAGTCTAGCTGGTAG
- the nth gene encoding endonuclease III, with the protein MGTKTVPVTITRKAISKKQRALEILNRLQHLYPDATCSLNYSTPVQLLVATILSAQCTDERVNKVTPALFARFPDAASLANADLAELEDLVRSTGFYRNKAKNIQAACRMIVTEFNSVVPNQMEQLLKLPGVARKTANVVLAHAYGINAGVTVDTHVKRLSNHLGLTKHTDPVRIEQDLMKLLPQQDWENWSIRLIYHGRAICKARSPVCIACELADLCPDANKPAALG; encoded by the coding sequence GTGGGTACAAAAACTGTTCCAGTGACCATTACGCGTAAAGCCATATCTAAGAAGCAACGGGCGCTTGAAATTTTAAATCGCCTGCAGCATCTTTACCCAGATGCAACTTGCTCTTTGAACTACTCAACACCTGTACAACTTTTAGTAGCAACAATTCTCTCCGCACAGTGTACAGATGAGCGAGTAAATAAAGTCACACCAGCTTTGTTTGCTCGCTTTCCCGATGCTGCGAGTTTAGCTAATGCTGACTTAGCAGAGTTAGAAGATTTGGTACGTTCTACAGGGTTTTATCGCAATAAGGCTAAGAATATTCAAGCCGCCTGTAGAATGATTGTCACTGAGTTTAACTCTGTTGTTCCTAACCAAATGGAACAGCTGTTAAAACTTCCTGGTGTAGCGCGGAAGACGGCTAATGTAGTTTTGGCTCATGCTTATGGCATTAATGCTGGGGTGACGGTCGATACTCACGTTAAGCGACTGAGCAATCACCTAGGTTTAACAAAACATACAGACCCTGTCCGTATTGAGCAAGATTTAATGAAATTATTGCCTCAACAGGATTGGGAGAATTGGTCAATTCGACTAATTTATCACGGACGTGCCATCTGTAAAGCCCGTTCCCCTGTATGTATCGCTTGTGAATTAGCAGATTTATGCCCAGACGCAAATAAGCCAGCGGCCTTAGGTTAA
- the rseP gene encoding RIP metalloprotease RseP, with protein sequence MSVLAAIAVLAVLILVHELGHFIAARSQGIHVNRFSLGFGPVLWKYQGSETEYAIRAFPLGGFVGFPDDDPDSDIPPNDPNLLRNRPILDRAIVISAGVIANLIFAYLLLVGQVSVVGVGQASQPGVLIQQLAPEVSSVAANAGIKPGDVIVAANQRQFGTSLQEIDAFRELIKTSAGKSVQLEIARGDEKLTVNVTPDAKPSGGTIGIGLSPNGKVERRRVANPIEALSVGATEFQRIVVMTFKGFGQLITNFGETAGQVAGPIKIVEIGANIAQNDTGSLFFFAALISINLAIINILPLPALDGGQLAFLLIEGVRGKPLPSRIQESVMQTGLVLLLGLGIFLIVKETTQLTIQLEWVQKLFQ encoded by the coding sequence ATGTCAGTTTTAGCAGCGATCGCAGTTTTGGCTGTTTTGATCTTGGTACACGAACTAGGACATTTCATTGCAGCACGTTCTCAGGGCATTCATGTTAATCGGTTTTCGTTAGGTTTTGGCCCGGTTCTTTGGAAATATCAAGGTTCAGAAACCGAATATGCTATCCGCGCTTTTCCTTTAGGTGGCTTTGTCGGCTTTCCCGATGACGATCCAGATAGTGATATTCCCCCCAATGACCCGAATCTGCTGCGTAACCGTCCTATATTAGATCGGGCGATCGTGATTAGTGCAGGTGTCATCGCCAATTTAATATTCGCCTACTTACTTTTAGTGGGACAGGTGAGTGTTGTTGGTGTGGGACAAGCTAGCCAACCCGGTGTATTAATTCAACAGCTAGCACCAGAAGTTAGTTCTGTAGCCGCGAACGCGGGAATTAAACCTGGAGATGTGATCGTAGCGGCTAATCAAAGGCAATTTGGTACTTCTTTACAAGAAATAGACGCTTTTAGAGAATTAATTAAAACTAGTGCAGGTAAATCAGTTCAATTAGAAATTGCCCGTGGCGATGAAAAATTGACTGTCAATGTCACTCCAGATGCCAAACCTAGCGGCGGGACAATTGGCATTGGGCTTTCTCCCAATGGTAAAGTTGAGCGTCGTCGTGTTGCTAATCCCATCGAAGCGTTGAGTGTTGGTGCTACTGAATTTCAACGCATTGTGGTGATGACATTCAAAGGCTTTGGACAACTAATTACTAACTTTGGGGAAACTGCTGGACAAGTAGCCGGGCCAATTAAAATTGTGGAAATTGGAGCTAATATTGCCCAAAATGATACAGGTAGTTTGTTCTTCTTTGCGGCATTGATCAGCATTAACTTAGCAATTATCAACATTTTGCCTCTACCTGCTTTAGATGGCGGACAGTTGGCGTTTCTGTTGATTGAAGGTGTGCGCGGTAAACCTTTACCTAGCCGCATTCAAGAAAGTGTCATGCAAACTGGTTTGGTGCTACTGTTAGGACTAGGTATCTTTCTCATCGTCAAAGAAACTACCCAATTAACAATCCAGTTGGAGTGGGTACAAAAACTGTTCCAGTGA
- the serS gene encoding serine--tRNA ligase, translating to MLDIKQIRENPQLVEERLNSRSGKYDIQAILQLDQKQRELEVTRNQLQARSNEVGKIVGQKIKSGTNPQSPEIQSLRDEGNAIKTQLSELEPQEKALKAEIEQLVLAIPNLPSDSTPIGKSEEDNVEVRRWGEEYIPQNENILPHWEIGEKLGILNVARAVKVAQSRFVNLIGAGAALERALIQFMLARQTEAGYVEVSPPILVNSESLTATGQLPKFAEESFKCADDDLWLIPTAEVPVTNLYRGEILTAEELPIYHCAYTPCFRREAGSYGRDMRGLIRLHQFNKVELVKFVHPSTSFDELEKLVGNAEAILQALKLPYQVINLCTGDLGFSSTKTYDLEVWLPSSGKYREISSCSNFVDFQARRADIRFKEAGKKGTQYLHTLNGSGLAVGRTMAAILENYQQADGTVRIPEVLQPYLGREVL from the coding sequence GTGCTGGATATTAAGCAAATAAGGGAAAATCCCCAACTAGTTGAAGAACGCTTGAATAGTCGTAGTGGTAAATACGATATTCAAGCAATATTGCAGTTAGATCAAAAACAACGGGAACTGGAAGTTACGCGTAATCAACTCCAAGCCCGCAGCAACGAAGTTGGTAAAATTGTTGGGCAAAAGATTAAATCTGGAACCAATCCTCAGTCTCCGGAAATTCAATCTTTGCGGGATGAGGGGAACGCTATCAAAACTCAATTGAGCGAACTTGAACCGCAAGAAAAAGCCCTAAAAGCTGAAATTGAGCAACTAGTACTTGCAATCCCTAATTTGCCTAGCGATTCCACACCCATTGGCAAAAGTGAAGAAGATAATGTAGAAGTCCGGCGTTGGGGTGAGGAATATATTCCTCAAAATGAGAATATTTTGCCTCACTGGGAAATTGGCGAAAAGCTCGGTATTCTGAATGTGGCGCGGGCTGTTAAAGTTGCCCAAAGTCGCTTTGTGAACTTGATAGGTGCTGGCGCAGCGCTGGAAAGGGCATTAATTCAATTTATGCTAGCGCGTCAGACTGAGGCTGGTTATGTAGAAGTCAGTCCGCCGATTTTAGTAAATAGTGAATCTCTGACAGCTACTGGTCAGTTACCAAAGTTTGCGGAAGAAAGCTTTAAATGTGCCGATGATGACTTGTGGTTAATTCCCACAGCAGAAGTTCCAGTGACTAACCTCTATCGGGGAGAAATTCTCACTGCGGAAGAATTACCTATCTACCATTGTGCTTACACTCCCTGTTTTCGTCGGGAAGCTGGAAGTTATGGGCGAGATATGCGGGGATTAATTCGCCTGCATCAATTCAATAAAGTGGAGTTGGTGAAATTTGTTCATCCCAGCACTTCTTTTGATGAACTAGAAAAACTGGTGGGAAATGCAGAAGCGATTTTACAAGCTTTGAAATTACCTTACCAAGTAATTAATTTATGCACTGGGGATTTGGGATTTTCTTCTACTAAAACCTACGATTTAGAGGTTTGGTTACCTTCTTCGGGTAAATATCGAGAGATTTCCAGCTGTTCCAATTTTGTTGACTTCCAAGCAAGACGGGCCGATATTCGCTTTAAAGAAGCAGGGAAGAAAGGTACTCAGTACTTGCATACCTTAAATGGTTCAGGCTTGGCTGTAGGAAGAACAATGGCAGCAATTTTGGAGAATTATCAACAAGCAGATGGGACAGTACGCATACCAGAAGTGCTGCAACCTTATTTAGGGCGTGAAGTGTTATAG
- a CDS encoding DUF3611 family protein, translating to MSQNPDTTSSSNIRAIGQKFRLTGWISFWIQLVLGVVSGVILLLFAISSQRPGSSGNNAGAGFGIFLAICGLVALGVGIYLAFRYTRLGAQLLSANPNNRPRKSETIQVLRLGVMVSLGGILLTLLGAQAIVGTLAARAITQTQFLFSPQGNQPFISGLDMFVVQANTNTVMAHFGGLLASLWLLNRINKP from the coding sequence ATGTCACAAAACCCTGACACAACATCGTCTTCTAACATTCGGGCAATTGGCCAAAAGTTCCGGTTGACAGGTTGGATTAGTTTTTGGATACAGTTAGTACTAGGCGTAGTTTCTGGTGTAATTCTGTTACTATTTGCCATTTCTAGCCAAAGGCCTGGTAGCTCAGGTAATAATGCCGGAGCAGGATTTGGTATTTTTCTGGCAATTTGTGGATTAGTAGCCTTAGGTGTAGGCATTTATTTAGCTTTCCGCTATACCAGACTAGGCGCTCAACTACTATCGGCTAATCCCAACAATCGACCGCGTAAAAGCGAAACGATACAAGTTTTACGCTTAGGGGTAATGGTGAGTTTAGGAGGAATATTACTAACTCTGTTAGGCGCACAGGCGATCGTCGGGACACTAGCAGCCAGGGCGATTACCCAAACTCAATTTTTATTTTCTCCTCAAGGTAACCAACCATTTATCAGCGGTTTGGATATGTTCGTTGTCCAAGCCAACACCAACACAGTTATGGCTCACTTTGGTGGGCTATTAGCCTCGCTTTGGCTGCTGAATCGGATTAATAAACCTTAG
- a CDS encoding PadR family transcriptional regulator, with protein sequence MKLEDIYHFFENPPPTYLCQELAVCYILYVLLQGESYGTELIQRLETEYPTYRLSDTVLYSAIKFLEDQRAITGYWKKLEGRGRPRRMYQVSPEWQVQSQELAQLWLEYINPRTK encoded by the coding sequence ATGAAACTTGAGGATATATATCATTTCTTTGAAAATCCTCCGCCAACTTACCTCTGTCAGGAACTAGCAGTTTGTTACATTCTGTACGTTTTACTACAAGGTGAATCATACGGAACCGAGTTGATTCAGCGATTGGAGACTGAATATCCCACCTATCGGCTTTCGGATACCGTACTGTACAGTGCAATTAAATTCCTCGAAGACCAAAGGGCAATAACTGGGTATTGGAAGAAGCTTGAAGGGCGGGGCCGCCCAAGGCGGATGTATCAAGTTTCTCCAGAATGGCAAGTTCAATCACAAGAATTAGCCCAACTTTGGCTAGAGTACATCAATCCGAGAACAAAGTAA
- a CDS encoding cofactor assembly of complex C subunit B, with protein sequence MDTAILPSTFLLTLLLSVGLFFFIRASTKERTQTAQLISEQDEASLMPQLQEYFRSRSYRVAALDREQNQVTFEGFVQPSWFLAVFLTLLAAIGLLCLSLVLAMLFPSFGTPFLGLILLSPLSGIFYWQKAGRLEKVLLKLETFPNQQHSSSIITVMGHRDELTELQKALQLKPFK encoded by the coding sequence ATGGATACTGCTATTCTGCCATCTACGTTCTTACTAACCTTGTTGTTATCGGTTGGGCTGTTTTTCTTTATTCGTGCTTCTACTAAAGAACGCACCCAGACAGCGCAACTGATATCTGAGCAAGACGAAGCTAGTTTAATGCCTCAATTGCAAGAGTATTTTCGCTCTCGGTCTTATCGAGTGGCAGCGCTAGACCGAGAACAAAACCAAGTGACTTTTGAAGGGTTTGTGCAACCAAGCTGGTTTTTAGCAGTGTTTTTGACGCTGTTAGCAGCTATTGGGTTACTTTGTTTATCACTAGTTTTGGCAATGCTGTTTCCGAGTTTTGGCACTCCGTTTCTGGGGTTAATTCTGCTGTCCCCTTTGAGTGGTATTTTTTATTGGCAAAAAGCTGGAAGACTTGAGAAGGTGTTGCTCAAATTGGAAACTTTCCCAAATCAGCAACACTCCTCAAGTATAATCACCGTAATGGGCCATCGTGACGAACTCACAGAGTTGCAGAAGGCACTACAGTTAAAACCTTTTAAATAA
- a CDS encoding DUF3155 domain-containing protein produces the protein MARRRKRKSRRRQEGRRILEHVPQYSIESGEEKPVTAARKFIQAEGIAPPALLLVKRNEHTTDRYFWAEKGLFGAQYVEENHFLFPSLRTLESPTGQEALALAGR, from the coding sequence TTGGCAAGGAGACGGAAGCGGAAAAGTCGTCGTCGCCAAGAAGGGCGGCGAATCCTAGAACATGTGCCTCAATATAGCATCGAGAGTGGCGAAGAAAAGCCTGTGACAGCAGCAAGAAAATTTATTCAAGCTGAAGGTATCGCGCCACCTGCATTGCTACTAGTAAAACGTAATGAACACACTACAGACCGTTATTTCTGGGCAGAAAAAGGTTTGTTTGGTGCTCAATACGTAGAAGAAAACCATTTCTTGTTTCCCAGCCTTAGGACTTTAGAATCTCCTACTGGTCAGGAAGCGTTGGCTTTAGCTGGTCGCTAA
- a CDS encoding GAF domain-containing sensor histidine kinase — translation MLMSASSDFVALCREQIALLTQGLGASLSVVYLTQELVGSPTGEAKLIPVVVYPETAILKQGEETAEVKTPKHMKIRNVLALPQYQGQTLPDDGESSTSPQDSEASEEYLLIENQIVLPLSHEGVMMGLLVTGREDRAWNEQEQSQIQSIAQSLAIACILDQRRAWLQQQLQQQQILQEQQRDLLDNLLHQFRNPLTAIRTFGKLLMKRLRAGDPNRDVAGNIIRESDRLQELLLQFDQVIDLSEADLAPLPLPETQVVEATLQKEPTKPPLLLPGTGEKEADCALAELLAPLLVSAKAIAQERNLQLITKIPRNLPLVRANTKALQEVLNNIIDNALKYTPAGGKIFIQVGQERDNLQGIAISDTGPGIPSEDLAHIGERHYRGVQAQTDIPGTGLGLAIAKQLIEQMQGKIEVFSPAINSTIASPKAPGTTFIIWLPEVGG, via the coding sequence ATGTTAATGTCTGCCAGTTCTGATTTTGTTGCTCTATGCCGAGAGCAAATAGCATTGTTAACCCAAGGGCTAGGAGCATCGTTAAGTGTTGTCTACTTAACACAAGAATTGGTGGGGTCTCCTACAGGTGAGGCAAAACTGATTCCTGTAGTGGTATATCCAGAGACGGCTATATTAAAGCAGGGTGAGGAGACTGCTGAGGTGAAAACACCTAAGCACATGAAAATCAGGAATGTTTTAGCTTTACCGCAATATCAAGGACAAACATTGCCGGATGATGGGGAATCGTCAACTTCGCCACAGGATTCTGAAGCATCAGAGGAATACCTACTGATTGAAAACCAAATTGTTTTACCCTTAAGTCATGAGGGTGTGATGATGGGGTTACTAGTGACGGGTAGAGAAGACAGGGCATGGAATGAACAAGAGCAAAGTCAGATTCAAAGCATAGCCCAAAGTCTAGCGATCGCCTGTATTTTAGATCAACGTCGGGCTTGGTTACAGCAGCAATTGCAACAACAACAGATTTTGCAAGAACAGCAGCGCGACTTGCTAGATAATCTCTTGCATCAGTTTCGTAACCCCCTAACAGCAATTAGAACCTTTGGCAAACTGCTAATGAAACGCTTGCGCGCTGGCGACCCGAACCGCGATGTAGCTGGTAACATCATCCGAGAAAGCGATCGCCTGCAAGAATTATTACTACAGTTTGATCAGGTCATTGATTTATCAGAAGCAGATTTAGCACCTCTCCCACTTCCAGAAACTCAAGTAGTAGAAGCTACTCTCCAAAAAGAGCCAACGAAGCCACCCTTGTTATTACCAGGAACAGGAGAAAAAGAAGCTGATTGTGCTTTAGCAGAGTTATTAGCACCGTTATTAGTGTCAGCTAAAGCAATTGCTCAAGAAAGAAATTTACAACTAATTACTAAAATTCCTCGAAATTTACCCTTAGTCCGTGCCAACACTAAAGCATTACAAGAAGTATTAAATAACATCATTGATAATGCATTGAAATACACGCCAGCAGGAGGCAAGATTTTCATTCAAGTAGGGCAAGAAAGAGATAATTTACAAGGAATTGCCATTAGTGACACCGGGCCAGGGATTCCATCAGAAGACTTAGCACATATTGGCGAACGTCATTACCGAGGCGTACAGGCGCAAACAGATATCCCTGGTACAGGTTTAGGATTAGCGATCGCTAAACAGTTGATCGAGCAAATGCAGGGTAAAATCGAAGTTTTTAGCCCTGCAATTAATTCCACCATCGCCTCACCCAAAGCACCGGGGACGACGTTTATTATTTGGTTACCGGAAGTTGGGGGTTAG
- a CDS encoding S-layer homology domain-containing protein, whose protein sequence is MFALNRWQSGTAALMALSITTATVAPLITAAPSFAQTTFSDVNSNYWAAQFIQQLSQRGVIAGFPDGSFRPEEPVTRAQFAAMVNKAFQKSPQRQAINFTDVPSNYWAASAIQQAYTIGFLSGYPGNRFEPNQAIPRQQVLVSLANGLEYSPSSNVESTLQYFNDASNIADYARSPIAAATEKQIVVNYPNVKFLNPTTTATRAQVAAFIYQALVSSNQASAVNSPYIVAAQSTTPTPVAVTIPQGTAIPVKYDQAQKILVTKTETAPLTLTVAQNVITQDGVVVIPAGSKVVGQIKPAQGGSQFVAQKLVLTNGQEYQVNATSEVITKTETVNKGTSTGSIIKDTVLGAGAAAAVSAVTGDRAIATEEVLGGAGIGALIGLFFGKNSVDLIAIDPDTDLQMTINQNLLLSLK, encoded by the coding sequence ATGTTTGCTTTAAATCGTTGGCAATCCGGAACAGCTGCATTGATGGCTTTAAGTATTACAACTGCTACAGTAGCACCTTTAATTACAGCTGCTCCTTCATTTGCTCAAACTACTTTTTCTGATGTTAATTCTAATTATTGGGCAGCACAATTTATTCAACAATTATCACAAAGAGGAGTAATTGCTGGGTTTCCTGATGGTAGTTTCCGTCCAGAAGAACCAGTTACCCGCGCCCAATTTGCTGCTATGGTTAACAAAGCTTTCCAAAAATCACCACAACGGCAAGCAATTAACTTTACAGATGTACCCAGCAACTATTGGGCGGCTAGTGCTATTCAGCAAGCTTATACCATCGGTTTCTTGTCAGGATATCCCGGTAACCGCTTTGAACCTAACCAAGCAATTCCTCGTCAACAGGTTCTAGTTTCCCTCGCCAACGGTTTGGAATATAGTCCTAGTAGCAATGTTGAAAGCACTCTGCAATATTTCAACGATGCTTCTAACATTGCTGACTATGCTCGGAGTCCGATCGCAGCTGCTACGGAAAAACAAATTGTAGTCAACTATCCCAATGTAAAGTTCCTCAATCCTACTACTACCGCGACAAGAGCACAGGTAGCAGCGTTTATTTATCAAGCGTTGGTTAGTTCTAATCAAGCCTCTGCTGTTAACTCGCCTTATATTGTGGCGGCTCAATCTACCACACCTACACCTGTAGCAGTCACCATTCCTCAAGGAACTGCTATCCCTGTCAAGTACGATCAGGCGCAAAAAATTCTCGTTACCAAAACTGAGACTGCACCTTTAACCCTAACCGTAGCGCAAAACGTCATTACTCAAGACGGTGTTGTGGTAATTCCCGCTGGTAGTAAGGTAGTTGGTCAAATCAAACCAGCACAAGGCGGTTCTCAATTCGTCGCCCAAAAACTAGTATTGACCAATGGTCAAGAATATCAAGTCAACGCCACCTCTGAGGTCATTACCAAGACAGAAACCGTCAACAAGGGAACTAGTACAGGAAGCATCATTAAAGATACCGTCCTGGGCGCTGGAGCCGCTGCTGCTGTCTCTGCAGTCACAGGCGATCGCGCGATCGCAACGGAAGAAGTTCTCGGTGGGGCTGGTATCGGTGCTTTAATTGGCTTGTTCTTCGGTAAGAACAGTGTTGATTTAATCGCTATCGACCCCGACACTGACCTGCAAATGACCATCAATCAAAACCTGTTGTTATCGCTCAAATAG
- a CDS encoding conjugal transfer protein TrbI — MTRLYRWKTGTAALMAMAITTGAIAPLFASAPASAQYNINQSRTVTIPANVTFPVTYEKEKVIVKPGERMDLTLKIASDIIDNNRNVLIPRGTDVVGRLEPVNLGSVYSGDRNNNNNKQGVRFVAQELVFSSGRRQQISASSRTYSQVERISKGADTGSILTDAAIGAGAATLISLVTGNRKIEVLEPIIGAAAGAGASVLLRKNQADVFVLRPEQDLGITLNSRLLLSRY, encoded by the coding sequence ATGACACGCCTTTATCGTTGGAAAACCGGAACTGCTGCACTCATGGCAATGGCAATTACTACAGGTGCGATCGCGCCTTTATTTGCCTCTGCTCCTGCTAGTGCTCAATATAATATTAACCAATCCCGAACAGTTACTATTCCTGCTAATGTAACTTTTCCTGTTACATACGAAAAAGAAAAAGTAATTGTTAAGCCTGGCGAAAGGATGGATCTAACACTCAAAATCGCCAGTGATATTATCGATAATAACAGGAATGTATTAATTCCTCGGGGAACTGATGTTGTTGGCAGACTAGAACCTGTAAACCTTGGTAGCGTTTATTCTGGTGACAGAAATAATAATAACAATAAACAAGGTGTCAGATTTGTCGCTCAAGAATTAGTATTTTCTTCTGGTCGTCGTCAGCAAATTAGTGCTAGTTCTCGCACATATTCTCAAGTTGAAAGAATCTCTAAAGGAGCTGATACAGGCAGTATTTTAACAGATGCTGCTATTGGCGCTGGTGCTGCAACTTTAATTTCATTGGTTACAGGTAACCGCAAAATTGAAGTTTTAGAACCTATTATTGGTGCGGCGGCTGGTGCTGGAGCAAGTGTACTGCTACGGAAAAACCAAGCTGATGTTTTCGTCTTGCGTCCTGAACAAGATTTAGGTATCACATTGAACTCTAGATTGCTACTATCCCGCTACTAG